A window from Primulina eburnea isolate SZY01 chromosome 2, ASM2296580v1, whole genome shotgun sequence encodes these proteins:
- the LOC140824560 gene encoding 8-hydroxygeraniol dehydrogenase-like yields MSKSPEIVHPVKAVGWASKDTSGILAPFKFSRRATGEHDVRFKVLYCGVCHSDLHMAKNEWGFTIYPIVPGHEIVGIVTEVGEKVEKFRVGDKVGVGSLVGSCRQCDQCAVDLENYCPKQMHATMTYGGFSDIMVADEHFVIRWPENLPLDVGAPLLCAGITTYSPLRYFGLDKPGMKVGVVGLGGLGHLAVKFAKAFGTQVTVISTSINKKKEAIDILGIDEFLVSHDPEQMQAAAGTLDGIIDTVSATHPLVPLISLLKPHGKLVLVGVPEKPLELPSLPLIIGRKTVSGSGIGGIKETQEMIDFAAKHKILPEVEMIHIDYINTAMERLVKSDVKYRFVIDIEKSLKVD; encoded by the exons ATGTCGAAATCACCAGAAATAGTGCACCCCGTGAAGGCTGTTGGATGGGCTTCAAAGGACACTTCTGGGATCTTAGCTCCTTTCAAGTTCTCTAGAAG GGCTACTGGGGAGCATGATGTGCGGTTCAAAGTTCTATATTGTGGGGTGTGCCATTCTGATCTTCATATGGCCAAGAATGAGTGGGGATTCACCATATATCCTATTGTTCCTGG GCATGAAATTGTCGGGATAGTGACTGAGGTTGGTGAAAAGGTGGAGAAGTTCAGGGTTGGGGACAAAGTAGGCGTGGGAAGCTTGGTAGGGTCGTGCCGCCAATGTGATCAGTGTGCTGTCGATCTAGAAAATTACTGTCCCAAACAAATGCATGCTACTATGACATACGGAGGTTTCTCTGATATCATGGTTGCTGACGAGCATTTCGTCATTCGTTGGCCGGAGAATCTGCCTCTTGATGTTGGCGCTCCTCTCTTATGTGCTGGGATCACGACTTACAGCCCATTAAGGTACTTTGGACTTGACAAGCCGGGGATGAAAGTCGGTGTGGTTGGTCTTGGTGGCCTCGGCCACCTGGCCGTGAAGTTTGCTAAGGCTTTCGGGACTCAAGTGACAGTCATCAGCACGTCGATTAACAAAAAGAAGGAAGCTATTGACATTCTTGGGATCGATGAGTTTTTAGTTAGCCATGACCCTGAGCAGATGCAG GCTGCAGCAGGAACACTGGATGGTATCATTGACACCGTGTCCGCGACTCATCCCCTAGTACCTTTAATAAGCTTGTTAAAGCCCCATGGAAAGCTTGTCTTGGTCGGTGTTCCAGAAAAGCCTCTCGAGTTGCCCTCTTTGCCCCTGATTATAG GGAGGAAGACGGTATCCGGAAGTGGAATCGGGGGAATAAAAGAGACGCAAGAGATGATCGATTTTGCCGCGAAACACAAAATACTACCAGAGGTGGAGATGATCCATATAGATTACATAAACACAGCTATGGAGCGTCTGGTGAAATCTGACGTGAAGTATCGGTTCGTCATTGACATCGAAAAGTCGTTGAAAGTTGATTAA